The Toxoplasma gondii ME49 chromosome III, whole genome shotgun sequence genome includes a window with the following:
- the ARP4A gene encoding actin-related protein ARP4A (encoded by transcript TGME49_253040~Gene product name based on ToxoDB Community Expert Annotation.), translated as MPPPTAAAASASPLPASASPPIGGEDVGALVIDIGAHTVRVGNGQEDCPRQFFLSAAGFVQSPEARPLAAHPHAFCRDVDACCCCLFAARGSSSLGDAQSACMPAASTAADAARQQGGGGTSDRACASRSVCLSCSCGGCRLRDQRSALLFPLSFYERRSRCEVRKCLAACTDASSASASPRLRLDPDVFKTLVYRTVQGSSPPEDLSPRAASARAPANCGCCCASAAVLRPPPAASSFPEPFTTLAAGGLGVVLRERPVLLCEPTVTDVEFRKTTAEILFNEMQVPAAFWAKQAVLAAFAVGKSTALVVDIGASGLTVAPVYEGHCLQRNTRKYPVGGDFLDEQLARFLAKERGGGCSEGAASPPACSGAFGNLCLPAFATRKRRASEDAVADATNECSLDAPAQERANLGETTPEEAKGGLSDERKAQAGERERAGDEERFADVAASWLAASTQETVRVLKETVCRVHVDEDEEEEEGDEEEESGEGGRSKRGKNVKKKVPGKPGQKKGKKAGNASSGEEHSSGDEKSRKLAATKKKRKCRHGRGGPVYELPDGSLLDCDCVKFEVGEILFRPKAALTALGLWNAERGENGEQSHTTETLDDAYWEERLGGFQGITKAIEACIDSCDVDVRRDLLGSVVVTGGTSLMPGLVDRVSNELHSPLLFPYSNSPVLRVRVISANTSVERVFATWLGGSILASLGTFQQLWISKREFEQHGVDIINRRCR; from the exons ATGCCGCCTCCGACTGCGGCTGCGgcctccgcgtctccgttgccggcctccgcgtctccgccgaTTGGAGGCGAGGACGTTGGGGCGCTGGTGATCGACATCGGCGCGCATACGGTCCGCGTAGGGAATGGCCAAGAGGATTGTCCTCGCCAGTTTTTCCTGTCCGCTGCAGGCTTCGTACAGTCTCCAGAAGCTCGCCCACTGGCGGCCCACCCACACGCTTTCTGCCGAGACGTCGACGCAtgctgctgctgtctcttcgcggctcgaggctcctcgtctctcggcGACGCGcaaagcgcatgcatgcctgCTGCGTCAACTGCGGCCGACGCAGCTAGGCAGCAGGGGGGAGGAGGGACTTCGGACAGAGCTTGTGCCTCGCGcagcgtctgtctctcctgttcgtGTGGCGGATGCAGACTGCGCGACCAGAGATCTGCCCTGCTCTTTCCTCTGAGTTTCTACGAACGGCGGTCGCGATGCGAGGTTCGCAAATGTCTCGCTGCCTGCACAGAcgcgtcgtctgcctctgcgtccccGAGGCTCCGTCTGGACCCAGATGTATTCAAAACGCTCGTCTACCGCACTGTTCAAGGCTCGTCGCCTCCCGAGGACCTTTCCCCTCGAGCGGCTTCTGCGAGAGCGCCTGCCAactgcggctgctgctgcgcgtCGGCGGCCGTTCTGCGTCCTCCACCTGCGGCCTCGTCGTTCCCAGAACCGTTCACGACGCTCGCGGCTGGAGGCTTGGGAGTGGTGCTGCGCGAGCGACCGGTGCTGCTCTGCGAACCGACGGTCACGGACGTCGAGTTTCGAAAGACAACTGCAGAAATCCTCTTCAATGAGATGCAAGTCCCAGCCGCTTTCTGGGCGAAGCAGGCGGTCCTGGCGGCCTTCGCGGTCGGCAAGTCCACGGCGCTCGTCGTGGACATCGGCGCCTCTGGCCTGACCGTCGCTCCGGTCTACGAAGGCCATTGTCTGCAGAGGAACACCCGGAAGTACCCTGTGGGTGGAGACTTCCTCGACGAACAGCTGGCGAGGTTCCtcgcgaaggaaagaggcggaggctgcagcgaaggcgccgcGTCCCCTCCCGCATGCTCCGGCGCGTTCGGAAACCTCTGTCTGCCGGCCTTCGCCACCCGGAAGCGGCGAGCCAGCGAGGACGCGGTAGCGGACGCGACGAACGAATGCAGTCTGGACGCGCCTGCGCAGGAGCGCGCGAACCTTGGCGAGACAACGccagaggaggcgaagggagGCCTgagcgacgagagaaaggcgcaagcaggagagcgagagcgagcTGGAGATGAAGAGCGATTTGCCGATGTAGCCGCCAGCTGGCTGGCCGCGAGCACACAGGAGACGGTGCGCGTATTGAAGGAGACTGTCTGCCGCGTCCACGtggacgaggacgaggaggaggaagaaggagacgaagaagaagagagtggagaaggggGGCGAAGCAAGCGCGGAAAGaatgtgaagaagaaggttcCAGGGAAGCCCGgtcagaagaaagggaagaaggcaggaaacGCGTCCAGTGGAGAGGAGCACTCGAGTGGAGACGAAAAGTCGAGGAAACTCGCCGccacaaagaaaaaacgaaagtgCAGACACGGCCGCGGCGGTCCGGTGTACGAACTCCCCGATGGCTCTCTACTCGACTGCGACTGTGTGAAATTCGAAGTCGGAGAAATTCTCTTCAGACCGAAAGCGGCCTTGACGGCGCTCGGTCTCTGGAACGCagaacgcggagaaaacggagaacagAGTCACACGACGGAGACCTTGGACGACGCTTACTGGGAAGAACGCCTCGGCGGATTTCAAGGCATCACCAAG gCTATCGAGGCGTGCATCGACTCCTGCGACGTTGACGTCCGCCGAGACCTGCTGGGATCCGTCGTCGTCACGGGCGGCACTAGCCTGATGCCAg GACTGGTCGATCGAGTGTCGAACGAGCTGCACTCGCCTCTGTTGTTTCCCTACTCGAATTCTCCGGTTCTGAGGGTGCGCGTCATTTCCGCCAACACCAGCGTCGAGCGCGTCTTCGCCACCTGGCTGGGCGGAAGCATTCTCGCCTCCTTGGGGACGTTCCAGCAGCTCTGGATCAGCAAAAGAGAATTCGAGCAACACGGCGTCGACATCATCAACCGCCGGTGTCGGTGA
- a CDS encoding hypothetical protein (encoded by transcript TGME49_253035): MRKPRRAKAKESQRLRKQRKPEEKQPRRREGWKCGRERERRDAARDDGRKTQRSGEVGRQTKQNSTLRGVLVAGKQRGGA, encoded by the coding sequence aTGCGAAAGCCAAGGAGAGCGAAAGCCAAGGAAAGCCAGAGACTcaggaagcaaaggaagccagaagagaagcagccgagGCGGCGCGAAGGGTGGAAAtgcgggagagaaagagagaggagagacgcagcaagAGATGacgggagaaagacgcagaggtcGGGAGAGGTcggaaggcagacgaagcaaaACTCGACGTTGAGAGGAGTCCTTGTGGCAGGGAAGCAACGTGGAGGAGCCTGA